The following are encoded together in the Thermoanaerobaculia bacterium genome:
- a CDS encoding alkaline phosphatase family protein, giving the protein MRIPRIVLSTVAAGAIACGAPKPPPPVSSRRAPVEDSDVAVRSRPARTASAPVIWIGLDGLDPDWMNRLSAEGKLPNWSKLVAEGASAKLASYMPMLSPIVWTTMATGVGPDLHRVLDFQEIDPATGEKRPVSGASRALPAIWNVASAAGRRVGVVGWWATDPAEIVSGFFVSDRAFPIAYAGGSRRGTAFPPALDDAVRAAVARDGAVAASDLAPAIHLPESEIAARLGSADGMKDPVFAFGRILASTRVYQRLARDLYDRERPDFMTVYFEGTDAVGHVFASDTPPRLACVSEDDVTRFGSAAAAYFAVIDRILGQWMRRAAEDGATLVVTSDHGFKWGTERPCERSSSEWSTAAYWHRPDGLFAAWGARVSPGVDRGHPSVFDVAPTVLALLNLPPDVRMRGRGVTVAFRDLRPLPAVRELDRLPVDRVAAAPVSAAEQNENAKKLVALGYLSPRDTADLPSARRTAGPPGMTEGAWNNLGLYERETVGNLAEAEKDFRKALDLRPGYHSPLFNLAILYRAEHRDAIARDYLFRALAAGHADPAGTILSWASEYRRAGDAAPEIDLLRRAREAYPADEPLARALGDALFRHRDCAGARSAVAAFSESAREPETLNALGLYETCLGNRDGAAALFHRSLAMKPAQPGVIEALRVLGK; this is encoded by the coding sequence GTGAGGATTCCGCGGATCGTCCTTTCGACCGTCGCTGCCGGCGCCATCGCCTGCGGCGCGCCCAAGCCGCCACCTCCGGTTTCCTCCCGCCGCGCGCCGGTCGAAGACAGCGACGTCGCCGTCCGGTCGCGGCCCGCCCGGACAGCGTCCGCGCCGGTGATCTGGATCGGCCTCGACGGCCTCGACCCCGACTGGATGAATCGCCTGTCCGCGGAAGGAAAGCTTCCGAACTGGTCGAAGCTCGTCGCGGAGGGGGCCTCCGCGAAGCTCGCGAGTTACATGCCGATGCTTTCTCCCATCGTCTGGACGACGATGGCGACCGGCGTCGGCCCCGATCTCCACCGCGTGCTCGATTTCCAGGAGATCGATCCGGCGACGGGAGAGAAACGGCCCGTTTCCGGCGCGTCGCGGGCTCTTCCGGCGATCTGGAACGTCGCGTCGGCCGCGGGGCGGCGGGTCGGGGTCGTGGGGTGGTGGGCGACCGATCCCGCGGAGATCGTCAGCGGCTTCTTCGTCTCCGACCGCGCGTTCCCGATCGCCTACGCGGGCGGAAGCCGCCGGGGGACGGCGTTCCCGCCCGCCCTGGACGACGCCGTTCGCGCCGCCGTCGCGCGCGACGGCGCGGTGGCCGCCTCCGATCTCGCTCCGGCGATCCACCTGCCCGAGAGCGAGATCGCGGCGCGGCTCGGAAGCGCGGACGGGATGAAAGACCCGGTCTTCGCGTTCGGACGCATCCTCGCGTCGACGCGCGTGTACCAGCGCCTCGCGCGGGACCTGTACGACCGCGAACGCCCCGACTTCATGACCGTGTACTTCGAGGGAACCGACGCCGTCGGCCATGTCTTCGCCTCCGACACGCCGCCGCGCCTCGCGTGCGTGAGCGAAGACGACGTCACCCGGTTCGGGAGCGCGGCCGCCGCGTACTTCGCGGTGATCGACCGGATCCTCGGGCAATGGATGCGGCGAGCGGCGGAAGACGGGGCAACCCTCGTCGTCACCTCCGATCACGGGTTCAAGTGGGGAACGGAACGGCCGTGCGAACGCTCATCGAGCGAGTGGTCGACGGCCGCGTACTGGCACCGTCCCGACGGCCTCTTCGCGGCCTGGGGCGCGCGCGTCTCGCCGGGCGTCGACCGCGGGCACCCGAGCGTCTTCGACGTCGCCCCGACCGTGCTCGCTCTCCTGAATCTCCCCCCGGACGTCCGGATGCGGGGACGCGGGGTGACGGTAGCGTTCCGGGACCTCCGGCCGCTGCCCGCCGTCCGGGAACTCGATCGGCTCCCCGTCGACCGCGTCGCCGCCGCTCCCGTCTCGGCCGCCGAGCAGAACGAGAACGCGAAGAAGCTCGTCGCGCTCGGCTATCTCTCCCCGCGGGACACCGCCGATCTTCCGAGCGCTCGCCGGACGGCGGGGCCGCCGGGAATGACCGAGGGCGCCTGGAACAACCTCGGCCTCTACGAACGCGAGACCGTCGGCAACCTGGCGGAAGCCGAGAAGGATTTCCGAAAGGCGCTCGACCTGCGCCCCGGCTATCACTCTCCCCTCTTCAACCTGGCGATCCTCTATCGCGCGGAGCACCGCGACGCGATCGCGCGCGATTATCTGTTTCGCGCGCTCGCCGCCGGACACGCCGACCCGGCGGGAACGATTCTCTCGTGGGCCTCCGAATACCGCCGCGCCGGAGACGCGGCGCCGGAAATCGACCTGCTCCGGCGCGCCCGCGAAGCGTATCCGGCCGACGAGCCCCTGGCCCGCGCCCTCGGCGACGCGCTCTTCCGGCATCGGGACTGCGCCGGCGCCCGTTCGGCCGTCGCCGCCTTCTCGGAATCGGCTCGCGAACCGGAGACGTTGAACGCGCTCGGGCTCTACGAGACGTGTCTCGGCAACCGGGACGGCGCCGCCGCTCTCTTCCATCGTTCGCTCGCCATGAAGCCGGCACAGCCGGGCGTCATCGAAGCGCTCAGGGTGCTGGGGAAGTAG